aaagaactcCTTGAAAAATAACAATGCCAGTTCGTAGCGAGCACGTACGATGTTTTGAAGTAGCGGCTACGCACACCCATCCGAGGCCACAGCTGACCACAGTTGCGTAGTGAAAGAATAGCATATCCAAGCCTGCAGACAAACGTTGAAGTTTGACCTTGTGAGGTCAACCAGCCCACCGACACAGGGACCGCATGACACGGAGACGACGAATGATCCCGACGTGCTCCCCACCCCACTGAACTGAAGCTAATTCAATCGTGCTTAGATTTGTGCTCATGAAGAACAGAAGTACACAACTCCTGCAAGTTCACTTCTGCAAGACTGCAGGTGCCATGGGTTCATTCCAGAAATACGCGTCGTTCCATGCGTCCTTCAAGAGAGGAGCTCGTGTAGCAGACGACGAAGAACAGGGGGAGAAAGCCTCCGTTGATGCGGGGAGAGCCGGTCGGTTCGGCCGTGGATCCCGCGTGGGCTCATCGGTCACCGAAATCTCGAGCAACGCGTCGTCGATCAACTACCGGAGGTCGCCGCCACGGCAGGACAGGTTCGGTGCCGAGAGCTTCTGGTGCGGCGCCTTCTGCATGCACCTGCCCGGCCTGGCGTCCAGGCGCCGAGCAacgatgcagcagcagcagcagtccaTGAGCCTGAGCGAGCCGGACGCACGGGCGAGCAGTACGGCAGCCGAGGAGGTTACCGCTCTTACTCGGGCCAGCGTGGTGTCCAAGGCGGCCTCCATGGAGAGATTCAAGCACAGCTCCTCGTCTTCCGGCGTGGCGTTCGACCGCGCCTtggacggag
The Brachypodium distachyon strain Bd21 chromosome 2, Brachypodium_distachyon_v3.0, whole genome shotgun sequence genome window above contains:
- the LOC104583339 gene encoding uncharacterized protein LOC104583339 — encoded protein: MKNRSTQLLQVHFCKTAGAMGSFQKYASFHASFKRGARVADDEEQGEKASVDAGRAGRFGRGSRVGSSVTEISSNASSINYRRSPPRQDRFGAESFWCGAFCMHLPGLASRRRATMQQQQQSMSLSEPDARASSTAAEEVTALTRASVVSKAASMERFKHSSSSSGVAFDRALDGEEEEEEEVSAYFDLPLELLRSSSVDMESPVTAAFVFDSGRCGQGLLKKSVMPDQLPNLDFSFEFPAPPAFTTPSWPRS